Proteins found in one Epinephelus fuscoguttatus linkage group LG4, E.fuscoguttatus.final_Chr_v1 genomic segment:
- the si:dkey-10o6.2 gene encoding uncharacterized protein si:dkey-10o6.2 yields the protein MSIPVVDFGAYSLSKEDVTEEQMHKLSQELKTAFTQVGFVYLKNTGITEEEVDRVMAVSKTFFLQADESKRPFRRTNFAVSPNHGWVSVETERLNPRRPGDLKEAFNISSFHPDIKWPPAIKGFQEIQTSFFHRCKELSLRVLRVMAHSLGLDSEVFLNAHRFIGTGENGTTLRSLYYPPINHETVKEGQLRCGEHSDYGSITLLFQSSGGLQVRTRSGEFITPSKVPGAVLINIADLMQRWTSDEFVSVLHRVLLPPAGDSSGRQSLAFFVQPDDEALITCCDGSNKYPPVTGGGYLNQRLKASYEQN from the exons atgagcaTCCCAGTGGTGGACTTCGGCGCATACAGCCTGAGCAAAGAAGATGTTACAGAGGAGCAGATGCACAAGTTGAGCCAAGAGCTGAAAACAGCTTTTACGCAAGTTGGTTTTGTGTATCTGAAGAACACTGGGATcactgaggaggag GTGGATCGTGTTATGGCTGTATCGAAGACATTCTTCCTGCAGGCAGATGAATCGAAACGACCCTTCAGGAGGACAAACTTTGCAGTCAGTCCTAACCACGGCTGGGTGTCTGTGGAGACTGAGAG gttgaATCCACGTCGACCTGGAGACCTAAAGGAGGCATTCAACATTTCTTCGTTTCACCCTGACATT AAATGGCCGCCAGCTATAAAAGGATTCCAGGAGATCCAGACGTCTTTCTTCCACCGCTGTAAAGAGCTGAGTCTTCGTGTGCTGAGGGTCATGGCCCACAGCCTGGGTCTGGACTCGGAGGTGTTCCTGAATGCACACCGATTCATAGGAA CTGGTGAGAATGGCACAACTCTGCGGTCTCTGTACTACCCACCAATAAACCATGAGACAGTGAAGGAGGGTCAGCTGCGATGTGGTGAACATTCAGACTATGGCAGCATCACCCTGTTGTTTCAGTCTTCTGGGGGTCTGCAG GTGCGCACACGTTCAGGGGAATTCATCACTCCTTCCAAGGTCCCCGGAGCCGTCCTCATCAATATTGCTGACTTGATGCAGCGCTGGACCAGTGATGAGTTTGTCTCCGTG CTCCACAGAGTtttgctgccccctgctggagaCTCCAGCGGACGTCAGTCTCTGGCTTTCTTTGTCCAGCCAGATGATGAGGCTCTGATCACCTGCTGCGATGGCTCCAACAAATACCCTCCAGTTACAGGAGGTGGATACCTCAACCAGCGCCTCAAAGCCTCATACGAACAAAACTGA
- the LOC125886905 gene encoding patatin-like phospholipase domain-containing protein 2 — protein sequence MIDLMKEWSISFAGCGFMGIYYVGASSCILERFPRFIQDASKIYGASAGALMAAVLTLGIPLEKCCADLMFMAKEGRKHKLGPLHPAYNLLQIVQDSLQRSLPEDAHVRASGKLCVSLTRVSDGKNVLVSEFDSREELIEALICSCFVPFYCGVIPPTYRGVHYVDGAVSDNLPQCHLTNTITFSAYAGESDLCPRGAVLNFHEVRFNNVSIQVNSENMYRVKSTFFPPQPKAMAEICHNGYTDALRFLQENNLISTECPLRSLEMDAPKLACCELKVKESTEAEKSSENTQHDGVKPHQEEHGWLDPQLIENLPVNIKKALCEACKETHAAGGLLSQVTEYLPKKVTSYLQLPRTLPVTSAYSLAKRFVNWIPDVPKDMSWLYDMAGDIYQQAWKDKEKDYDRESSLRRSTSLPSDLNLLDLREEDVNALPVTPGAAPTSSLTLNGNTLWDHMPLTPPLTPTVSPTSGFGEATTKSPKGAGGVGGWGLGRAVGWIRNIASEQTPDLKKTDD from the exons ATGATTGATCTGATGAAAGAGTGGAGCATCTCCTTTGCAGGATGTGGTTTTATGGGGATTTATTATGTTGGAGCCAGCAGCTGCATCCTTGAACGTTTCCCTCGCTTCATACAAGATGCGTCTAAAATCTATGGAGCGTCTGCAGGTGCTTTGATGGCTGCTGTTCTCACTCTGGGAATCCCCTTAG AGAAATGCTGTGCTGACTTGATGTTCATGGCAAAAGAGGGCAGGAAGCACAAACTGGGGCCCCTGCACCCGGCCTACAATCTGCTGCAGATAGTACAGGACTCTCTGCAGAGGAGCCTCCCAGAAGACGCCCACGTTCGAGCGTCGGGGAAGCTCTGTGTGTCCCTGACCAGAGTGTCTGATGGGAAGAACGTACTGGTGTCAGAGTTtgacagcagagaggagctcATTGAG GCCCTCATATGCAGCTGCTTTGTGCCTTTCTACTGTGGTGTTATTCCACCAACTTACCGCGGAGTG CATTACGTGGACGGTGCTGTCAGTGACAACCTGCCCCAGTGTCACCTGACAAACACGATCACGTTCTCCGCTTACGCCGGTGAGAGCGATCTGTGCCCTCGAGGGGCCGTGCTCAACTTCCACGAGGTGCGCTTCAACAACGTCAGCATCCAGGTCAACTCGGAGAACATGTACAGAGTGAAGAGCACCTTCTTCCCCCCGCAGCCTAAG GCAATGGCTGAAATCTGCCACAATGGCTACACAGACGCACTCCGCTTCCTACAAGAAAACA ATCTGATTAGCACCGAGTGTCCCCTAAGGAGTTTGGAGATGGACGCACCCAAACTTGCTTGTTGTGAGCTGAAGGTGAAGGAGTCAACTGAAGCTGAGAAGTCCAGTGAGAACACACAACACGATGGAGTGAAACCACATCAAGAAGAGCACGGGTGGCTGGATCCACAGCTCATAGAAAACCTCCCAGTTAACATCAAAAAGG CTTTGTGTGAAGCCTGTAAAGAGACGCATGCAGCTGGTGGACTGTTGTCCCAAGTGACCGAGTACCTGCCAAAGAAAGTGACTTCCTACTTGCAGCTCCCCCGCACTCTGCCCGTGACGTCAGCCTACTCTCTGGCCAAGAG ATTTGTGAACTGGATCCCAGATGTACCAAAGGACATGAGCTGGCTCTACGACATGGCTGGAGACATTTACCAACAAGCTTGGAAGGACAAGGAGAAGGACTATGACCG CGAGTCGTCACTGCGCAGATCTACCAGTCTGCCATCAGACCTGAACCTGTTGGATCTGAGAGAAGAGGACGTGAACGCTCTCCCAGTGACCCCGGGAGCTGCTCCCACCTCCAGTCTTACCCTCAACGGGAACACACTCTGGGACCACATGCCTCTGACTCCACCCCTCACACCCACTGTCAGCCCCACCTCTGGGTTTGGTGAAGCCACCACAAAGTCACCTAAAGGAGCAGGCGGAGTCGGAGGCTGGGGTTTGGGCAGAGCTGTGGGGTGGATCCGAAATATTGCATCCGAGCAAACTCCAGACCTCAAGAAAACGGACGATTAA